A genomic region of Alistipes megaguti contains the following coding sequences:
- the lepA gene encoding translation elongation factor 4 — protein sequence MKNIRNFCIIAHIDHGKSTLADRLLEKTNTLNQREMQAQVLDDMDLEREKGITIKSHAIQMEYTARDGQHYTLNLIDTPGHVDFSYEVSRAIASCEGALLVVDATQGIQAQTISNLYLAVAHDLEIVPVLNKIDMESAMIDEVKDQVIDLIGCKEEDILLASGKTGLGVEEILEAIVQRIPAPKGDDNAPLQALIFDSVFNPFRGIIAYFRVFNGTIRKGEHVKFFNTGSEYDADEVGVLKLKMQPRDEIRAGDVGYICSGIKTSADVKVGDTITSVANPAHEAIAGFEDVKPMVFAGVYPVEADQYEDLRASLEKLQLNDASLTFDPESSLALGFGFRCGFLGLLHMEIIQERLYREFDMDVITTVPNVSYRVTTTQGEVVEVHNPSGLPEITKIAKIEEPYILAQIITKSEFLGNVIKLCIDKRGVMKNQTFITQDRVEVNFDMPLSEIVFDFYDKLKSISKGYASFDYHRTGFQLSKLVKLDILLNGEPVDALSSLTYTDHAYDFGRKMCEKLKELIPRQQFDIAIQAAIGAKIIARETVKAVRKDVTAKCYGGDISRKRKLLEKQKKGKKRMRQIGNVEVPQSAFLAVLKMD from the coding sequence ATGAAAAATATCCGCAACTTTTGCATCATAGCCCATATCGACCACGGCAAATCCACGCTCGCCGACCGCCTGCTGGAGAAAACCAACACCCTGAACCAGCGCGAAATGCAGGCCCAGGTGCTTGACGACATGGACCTCGAACGCGAAAAGGGAATCACCATCAAGAGCCACGCCATTCAAATGGAGTACACGGCCCGCGACGGACAGCACTATACGCTCAATCTGATCGACACGCCGGGACACGTCGACTTTTCGTACGAAGTCTCGCGCGCAATCGCCTCGTGTGAAGGCGCCCTGCTCGTCGTCGACGCCACGCAGGGAATTCAGGCCCAGACCATCTCGAACCTCTATCTGGCCGTTGCCCACGATCTGGAGATCGTCCCCGTGCTGAACAAGATCGACATGGAGTCGGCCATGATCGACGAGGTGAAGGATCAGGTCATCGACCTGATCGGCTGCAAAGAGGAGGATATTCTGCTCGCCTCGGGCAAAACGGGGCTGGGCGTCGAGGAGATTCTCGAGGCCATCGTCCAGCGCATCCCCGCTCCGAAGGGTGACGACAACGCTCCGTTGCAGGCCCTGATCTTCGACTCGGTGTTCAACCCCTTCCGCGGTATCATCGCCTATTTCCGCGTCTTCAACGGCACGATCCGGAAGGGCGAGCACGTCAAGTTCTTCAACACGGGCAGCGAGTACGATGCCGACGAGGTCGGCGTCCTGAAGCTCAAGATGCAGCCCCGCGACGAAATCCGCGCCGGAGACGTCGGCTACATCTGCTCGGGAATCAAAACATCGGCCGATGTCAAGGTCGGCGATACGATCACCTCGGTAGCCAATCCCGCACACGAGGCTATTGCCGGTTTCGAGGATGTCAAGCCGATGGTCTTTGCCGGCGTCTATCCCGTCGAGGCCGACCAGTACGAGGATCTGCGCGCTTCGCTCGAAAAACTCCAGCTCAACGACGCCTCGCTGACGTTCGACCCCGAAAGCTCACTCGCCCTCGGATTCGGATTCCGCTGCGGTTTCCTCGGACTGCTCCACATGGAGATCATTCAGGAACGCCTCTACCGCGAATTCGACATGGACGTCATCACCACCGTCCCGAACGTCTCCTACCGCGTGACCACCACCCAGGGCGAGGTCGTCGAGGTACACAACCCCTCCGGTCTGCCCGAAATCACGAAAATCGCCAAAATCGAGGAACCCTATATTCTGGCCCAGATCATTACGAAGTCGGAGTTCCTCGGAAACGTCATCAAACTGTGCATCGACAAGCGCGGCGTGATGAAAAACCAGACCTTCATCACCCAGGACCGCGTCGAGGTCAACTTCGACATGCCCCTCTCGGAGATCGTCTTCGACTTCTACGACAAGCTCAAGAGCATCTCAAAGGGGTACGCCTCGTTCGACTATCACCGGACGGGGTTCCAGCTCTCGAAACTCGTCAAGCTGGACATCCTCCTGAACGGAGAACCCGTCGACGCCCTCTCATCGCTCACATACACCGACCATGCCTACGACTTCGGCCGCAAGATGTGCGAGAAACTCAAGGAGCTCATCCCGCGCCAACAGTTCGATATCGCCATCCAGGCCGCCATCGGTGCCAAGATCATTGCCCGCGAAACCGTCAAGGCCGTCCGCAAGGATGTCACCGCCAAGTGTTACGGCGGCGATATCTCCCGAAAACGCAAACTCCTCGAAAAACAAAAGAAGGGCAAAAAACGCATGCGGCAGATCGGCAACGTCGAAGTCCCCCAGTCGGCATTCCTCGCCGTGTTGAAAATGGATTGA
- a CDS encoding DMT family transporter — translation MWLTLAFTSAALLGLYDAAKKQALTNNAVLPVLLLNTLFSTLFFVPAILSAEFGLGWFDGTLLEASRGTATAHGLVILKSVIVLTSWIFGYFGMKHLPITIVGPINATRPVMVLVGAFLIFGERLNAYQWIGVALALVSLFLLSRSSRREGVDFTHNLWILFIALSAVTGAVSGLYDKYIMSRLDPVFVQSWYNLYQFVMMAVVVCILWLPRRGHTTPFRWSWAIPLISVFLTLADFAYLYALQDPDAMISIVSMIRRGSVVVSFLCGAMLFHERNLRSKAVDLAFILVGMIFLWLGSR, via the coding sequence ATGTGGTTGACCCTTGCCTTTACCTCGGCCGCGCTGCTCGGCCTCTACGATGCCGCCAAGAAGCAGGCATTGACCAATAACGCCGTACTTCCGGTACTGCTGCTCAATACACTGTTTTCCACGCTGTTTTTCGTTCCGGCCATCCTCTCCGCGGAGTTCGGCCTGGGGTGGTTCGACGGCACGCTGCTCGAGGCCTCCCGGGGGACGGCCACGGCCCACGGACTGGTGATCCTCAAGTCGGTGATCGTCCTCACGTCGTGGATCTTCGGCTATTTCGGCATGAAACACCTGCCGATCACGATCGTGGGGCCGATCAACGCCACGCGGCCCGTGATGGTGCTCGTTGGGGCCTTTCTGATCTTCGGCGAACGGCTGAACGCCTACCAGTGGATCGGCGTGGCGCTGGCCTTGGTTTCGTTGTTCCTGCTGAGCCGCTCGAGCCGCCGCGAGGGGGTCGACTTCACCCATAACCTCTGGATTCTCTTCATCGCCCTGTCGGCCGTCACGGGTGCCGTGAGCGGCCTTTACGACAAATATATCATGTCGCGCCTCGATCCGGTCTTCGTGCAGAGCTGGTACAACCTCTACCAGTTTGTGATGATGGCCGTCGTGGTCTGTATCCTGTGGCTGCCGCGACGGGGCCACACGACACCTTTCCGATGGAGCTGGGCCATTCCGCTGATCTCGGTTTTTCTGACGCTGGCCGACTTTGCCTACCTTTACGCGCTGCAGGATCCCGACGCGATGATCTCGATCGTCTCGATGATCCGCCGGGGCTCGGTGGTGGTCTCGTTCCTGTGCGGTGCGATGCTGTTCCACGAGCGGAACCTGCGCTCGAAGGCCGTTGACCTGGCCTTCATTCTGGTGGGTATGATCTTCCTGTGGCTGGGCTCGCGGTAG
- the pheT gene encoding phenylalanine--tRNA ligase subunit beta, giving the protein MNISYNWLKRYLATDLSAEKIAEVLTEIGLEVEGFEKIETVKGGLAGVVVGQVLTCEMHPDSDHLHVTTVDVGEGEPLRIVCGAANCRTGLKTLCAKIGAVLYPNGGDEEFKIKRSKIRGVESLGMLCAEDELGIGSSHEGIIELPADAPVGMSAKEFLHIEDDYLIQIGLTPNRVDAASHIGVARDLAAWLRSRGEQAEVKWPDVSAFAVDNHDLEVKIRVENEEAAPRYTGVTVTGCKIGPSPEWMQNCLRAAGINPKNNLVDITNFVLFELGQPLHAFDADKIEGHEVVVRTCEAGTPFVTLDGVERKLTDKDLMICSAERPMCLAGVFGGLDSGISDTTTNVFIESAYFNPVWVRKTAKRFGLNTDSSFRFERGVDPNLQIYAAKRAALLMKELAGGRISSDITDIYPHPIRDFVFDFSISRARALIGKEIPEETIRTILAALEVKILAEKGDVLTVAVPPYRVDVQREADLVEDILRIYGYNNVEIPSRVRSTLSYAPKPDRMKLMNLAGDFLTNNGFTEIMSNSLTRAAYYEGLTACPADRCVRIMNPLSADLNVLRQTLLFNMMEAIALNINHKNGDLELYEFGNCYFYDAAKRTEENHLAAYSEEYRLAVAVTGTTEPQSWNTKPVKASFFTLRAVAEKLLRRFGLDIYALKTSPIESDLFSEGLVMELNGKRLLEIGTVASKIRRMTDVKQEVYYLELNFDLLCKSTKKLKITAEELSKYPEVKRDLALLVDRQMTFAALREVAFSTERKLLKSVSLFDVYEGDKLPEGKKSYALSFVLEDKSRTLDDKTIERVMANLVRQFEQRCGATVRA; this is encoded by the coding sequence ATGAATATTTCGTACAACTGGCTCAAACGCTACCTCGCGACGGACCTTTCGGCCGAGAAGATTGCCGAGGTGCTTACGGAGATCGGCCTGGAGGTCGAGGGCTTCGAGAAGATCGAAACCGTCAAGGGCGGCCTTGCGGGAGTTGTTGTCGGCCAGGTGCTGACGTGCGAGATGCACCCCGATTCGGACCACCTGCACGTAACGACGGTCGACGTCGGCGAGGGCGAACCGCTGCGGATCGTCTGCGGCGCCGCCAACTGCCGCACCGGGCTTAAGACGCTCTGCGCCAAGATCGGCGCGGTGCTTTACCCCAACGGCGGCGACGAGGAGTTCAAGATCAAACGCTCGAAGATCCGCGGCGTGGAGTCGCTCGGCATGTTGTGTGCCGAGGACGAGCTGGGCATCGGCTCTTCGCACGAGGGCATCATCGAACTTCCGGCCGACGCCCCCGTGGGCATGAGCGCCAAGGAGTTCTTGCACATCGAGGACGACTATCTGATCCAGATCGGCCTGACCCCCAACCGGGTGGATGCCGCCTCGCACATCGGCGTGGCGCGCGATCTGGCGGCGTGGCTTCGCAGCCGCGGCGAGCAGGCCGAGGTGAAGTGGCCCGACGTCTCGGCCTTTGCCGTGGACAACCACGATCTGGAGGTGAAGATCCGCGTCGAGAACGAGGAGGCCGCCCCGCGCTATACGGGCGTGACGGTTACGGGCTGCAAGATCGGCCCCTCGCCCGAGTGGATGCAGAACTGCCTGCGGGCCGCCGGCATCAACCCGAAGAACAATCTGGTCGACATCACGAACTTCGTTCTCTTCGAACTGGGGCAGCCGCTGCACGCCTTCGACGCCGACAAGATCGAGGGACACGAGGTAGTGGTCCGTACGTGCGAGGCCGGAACGCCTTTCGTGACGCTGGACGGCGTTGAGCGCAAACTGACGGACAAGGATCTGATGATCTGCTCGGCAGAGCGGCCGATGTGCCTGGCAGGCGTCTTCGGCGGACTGGATTCGGGCATCAGCGACACGACGACCAACGTCTTCATCGAGAGCGCCTACTTCAACCCGGTGTGGGTGCGCAAGACGGCCAAGCGTTTCGGACTCAATACCGACTCGTCGTTCCGCTTCGAGCGGGGCGTCGACCCCAATCTGCAGATTTACGCCGCCAAGCGGGCCGCGCTGCTGATGAAGGAGTTGGCCGGCGGCCGGATTTCGAGCGACATTACGGATATCTACCCGCATCCGATCCGGGATTTCGTCTTCGACTTCTCGATTTCGCGGGCCCGGGCGCTGATTGGCAAGGAGATCCCCGAGGAGACGATCCGCACGATTCTGGCGGCCCTCGAGGTGAAGATTCTCGCCGAGAAGGGCGACGTGCTGACGGTGGCCGTACCACCCTACCGCGTCGATGTGCAACGCGAAGCCGATCTGGTGGAGGATATCCTGCGCATCTACGGCTACAACAACGTCGAGATCCCCTCGCGGGTCCGCTCGACGCTCTCCTATGCGCCGAAACCCGACCGCATGAAGCTGATGAACCTGGCGGGTGATTTCCTGACCAACAACGGCTTCACGGAGATCATGTCCAACTCGCTGACTCGGGCGGCCTATTACGAGGGTCTGACTGCGTGCCCGGCCGACCGCTGCGTGCGGATCATGAATCCGCTGAGCGCCGATCTGAACGTGCTGCGTCAGACGCTGCTCTTCAACATGATGGAGGCCATTGCGCTGAACATCAACCACAAGAACGGTGATCTGGAACTCTACGAGTTCGGCAACTGCTATTTCTACGACGCCGCCAAACGCACGGAGGAGAACCACCTGGCCGCCTACTCCGAGGAGTACCGGCTGGCGGTGGCCGTCACCGGGACGACCGAGCCCCAGTCGTGGAACACGAAACCCGTGAAGGCCTCGTTCTTCACGCTGCGGGCCGTGGCCGAGAAGCTGCTGCGCCGCTTCGGACTGGACATCTACGCACTGAAGACCTCCCCGATCGAGAGCGACCTCTTCAGCGAGGGGCTCGTGATGGAGCTCAACGGCAAACGGCTGCTCGAGATCGGCACCGTGGCGTCGAAGATCCGCCGAATGACCGATGTCAAGCAGGAGGTCTACTACCTGGAGTTGAACTTCGATCTGCTCTGCAAGTCAACCAAAAAACTGAAGATCACGGCCGAGGAGCTGTCGAAATACCCCGAGGTAAAACGCGATCTGGCCCTGCTGGTCGACCGTCAGATGACCTTCGCCGCCCTGCGCGAGGTGGCCTTCTCCACGGAGCGCAAACTGCTCAAGAGTGTCTCGCTCTTCGACGTCTACGAAGGCGACAAACTTCCGGAGGGGAAGAAATCCTACGCCCTGAGCTTCGTGCTCGAGGACAAGAGCCGCACGCTGGACGACAAGACCATCGAGCGGGTGATGGCAAATCTGGTCCGCCAGTTCGAACAGCGCTGCGGCGCTACGGTTCGCGCCTGA
- a CDS encoding nitroreductase — MKSRNLTWLCAGLFALSSCAPQGATQPETTAPTSENAVIETILARRSIRRYTTQPVEREKLELIVKCGINAPSGLNKQPWEVRVVDNAAYIDSLTALYVKANPKVAEDTTFHNMFRNAPAVIFIASPSNGSGQLDCGLLGENMVLAAQSLGLGTCCLGGPTRFMKEASEAAPYLEKLGFSEDYTLLYAIGVGYPDESPAAKPRDESKVRFID, encoded by the coding sequence ATGAAATCACGAAATCTGACCTGGCTGTGTGCCGGTCTGTTTGCCCTGAGCAGCTGCGCTCCACAGGGCGCTACGCAACCCGAAACGACGGCTCCGACGTCGGAGAATGCGGTGATCGAGACGATCCTTGCGCGCCGCAGCATCCGCCGCTACACAACACAGCCCGTCGAACGCGAGAAACTCGAACTGATCGTCAAATGCGGCATCAACGCCCCGAGCGGTCTGAACAAACAGCCGTGGGAGGTCCGCGTGGTGGACAATGCGGCCTATATCGACTCGTTGACGGCCCTCTACGTGAAGGCCAACCCGAAGGTGGCCGAGGATACGACCTTCCACAACATGTTCCGCAATGCTCCGGCCGTGATCTTCATTGCCTCGCCGTCGAACGGCAGCGGACAGTTGGATTGCGGACTGCTGGGAGAGAACATGGTCCTTGCGGCGCAATCGCTCGGCTTGGGCACCTGCTGCCTGGGCGGTCCGACCCGCTTCATGAAGGAGGCTTCCGAGGCGGCGCCCTACCTTGAGAAACTGGGTTTCTCGGAGGATTATACGCTGCTCTACGCCATTGGTGTGGGTTATCCGGACGAATCTCCGGCCGCCAAACCACGTGACGAGTCAAAGGTCCGCTTCATTGACTGA
- the lysA gene encoding diaminopimelate decarboxylase translates to MLSRQIATKLRGYETPFYLYDTALLRQTLESVVSESNKYGYKVHYAIKANYDDHLLSIIREYGLGIDCASGNELRKAIEAGFAPKGIVYAGVGKRDKELRYAIEQGILAINCESIQELELVDRFSAEAGKVTEVALRINPDIDPKTNHCIDTGQADSKFGISYEEVLEHAEEIRSFTHLRVVGLHLHIGSQIRELHVFEHMCNKVNVIVENLERLGFELRFVDVGGGLGVNYDVPENEPIPNFASLFSIVHNHLRVGDREVHFEFGRSIVAECGELITTVLFNKTTATGRKLLIVDASMTELIRPALYGAYHNIENITAPDDAPTDKYTVVGTACESTDVFDENVTLRRSQRGDLLAIKSAGAYGMSMASRYNLHDLPGAVYSDEIE, encoded by the coding sequence ATGTTAAGCAGACAGATCGCGACCAAGCTCCGGGGCTACGAAACCCCGTTTTACCTTTACGATACGGCCCTGCTTCGCCAGACGCTGGAGAGCGTCGTATCGGAGTCGAACAAGTACGGCTACAAGGTGCATTACGCCATCAAGGCGAACTACGACGATCACCTGCTCTCGATCATCCGCGAATACGGGCTCGGCATCGACTGCGCGAGCGGCAACGAGCTTCGCAAGGCGATCGAGGCGGGCTTCGCCCCGAAAGGGATCGTCTATGCGGGCGTTGGCAAACGCGACAAGGAGCTGCGCTATGCGATCGAACAGGGCATCCTGGCGATCAACTGCGAGTCGATCCAGGAGCTGGAGCTTGTGGACCGTTTTTCGGCCGAGGCCGGAAAGGTGACGGAGGTGGCCCTCCGCATCAATCCGGATATCGACCCGAAGACCAATCACTGCATTGATACGGGCCAGGCCGACAGCAAGTTCGGCATTTCCTATGAAGAGGTGCTTGAACATGCCGAAGAGATCCGTTCGTTCACCCACCTGCGCGTCGTGGGTCTCCACCTGCACATCGGTTCGCAGATCCGCGAACTGCACGTCTTCGAGCACATGTGCAACAAGGTGAACGTCATCGTCGAGAACCTCGAGCGGCTGGGTTTCGAACTGCGCTTCGTCGACGTGGGCGGCGGTCTGGGCGTGAACTACGACGTGCCGGAGAACGAGCCGATCCCGAACTTCGCCTCGCTCTTCTCGATTGTCCACAACCACCTGCGTGTGGGCGACCGGGAGGTCCACTTCGAATTCGGCCGTTCGATCGTGGCCGAGTGCGGCGAGCTGATCACGACGGTCCTTTTCAACAAGACGACGGCCACGGGACGCAAGCTGCTGATCGTCGACGCCTCGATGACCGAACTGATCCGCCCGGCGCTGTACGGCGCCTACCACAACATCGAGAACATCACGGCACCGGACGACGCCCCGACCGATAAATATACGGTTGTCGGGACGGCGTGCGAGTCGACCGACGTCTTTGACGAGAACGTGACGCTGCGCCGCTCGCAGCGGGGCGACCTGCTGGCGATCAAGTCGGCCGGGGCCTACGGCATGTCGATGGCCTCGCGCTACAACCTGCATGACCTCCCGGGCGCTGTTTACAGCGACGAGATCGAATAA
- a CDS encoding TrpB-like pyridoxal phosphate-dependent enzyme, whose protein sequence is MKTKKFCLSESQMPTQWYNIVADMPTKPLPPLNPATKQPVTKEQMSAIFAEELIDQEMSTERFIDIPEEVQEIYRIWRPTPLVRAYALEKALDTPAKIFFKNESVSPAGSHKPNTAVPQAYYNYKQGIKHLTTETGAGQWGASIAFAAKHFGIDLKVFMVKVSYNQKPYRRLMMNTWGAECLASPSTITESGRAALKRDPDGSGSLGLAISEAVEMALRSPEDTRYCLGSVLNHVLLHQTVIGQEAVTQMEMADAEPDMVIGCFGGGSNFAGISFPFLRKNFAEGKKIRMIAVEPESCPKLTRGQFQYDFGDVAGYTPLIPMYTLGHDFQPSDIHAGGLRYHGAGSIVSQLLKDGLIEAQSIPQNETLAAGVLFARTEGIIPAPESTHAIAATIREALKAKEEGREKTILFNLSGNGVIDLYAYEQYLAGALKDYTPSDAEIAKTVNQLEKLI, encoded by the coding sequence ATGAAAACCAAGAAATTCTGTCTCTCCGAGAGCCAAATGCCCACGCAATGGTACAACATCGTGGCCGATATGCCGACGAAACCCCTGCCGCCACTCAACCCCGCCACCAAACAACCCGTCACCAAGGAGCAGATGTCGGCTATCTTCGCCGAAGAGCTCATCGACCAGGAGATGTCCACCGAACGCTTCATCGACATCCCCGAAGAGGTGCAGGAGATCTACCGCATCTGGAGACCTACGCCCCTCGTGCGGGCCTACGCCCTCGAAAAGGCCCTCGACACCCCGGCAAAAATCTTCTTCAAGAACGAAAGCGTCTCGCCCGCCGGTTCGCACAAACCCAACACCGCCGTGCCGCAGGCCTACTACAACTACAAACAGGGAATCAAACATCTGACCACCGAGACGGGCGCCGGGCAGTGGGGCGCCTCGATCGCCTTCGCCGCCAAGCACTTCGGCATCGATCTGAAGGTCTTCATGGTCAAGGTCAGCTACAACCAGAAACCCTACCGGCGGCTGATGATGAACACCTGGGGCGCCGAGTGTCTGGCCTCCCCGTCGACCATCACCGAGTCGGGCCGAGCCGCCCTCAAACGGGATCCCGACGGTTCGGGAAGCCTCGGGCTGGCAATCTCCGAGGCCGTCGAGATGGCACTGCGCAGCCCCGAGGATACGCGCTACTGTCTGGGCAGCGTCCTGAACCACGTGCTGCTGCACCAGACCGTCATCGGGCAGGAGGCCGTCACGCAGATGGAGATGGCCGACGCCGAACCCGACATGGTGATCGGTTGCTTCGGCGGCGGCAGCAACTTCGCCGGAATCAGTTTCCCGTTCCTGCGCAAGAACTTCGCCGAAGGCAAAAAGATCCGCATGATTGCCGTAGAGCCGGAAAGCTGTCCGAAACTCACCCGCGGGCAGTTCCAGTACGACTTCGGCGATGTGGCCGGCTACACGCCGCTGATCCCGATGTACACCCTCGGGCACGACTTCCAGCCCTCGGACATCCACGCCGGAGGGCTCCGCTACCACGGCGCCGGGTCGATCGTCAGCCAGCTGCTCAAAGACGGACTGATCGAGGCGCAGTCCATTCCGCAGAACGAGACGCTGGCAGCCGGAGTCCTCTTCGCCCGCACCGAGGGGATCATCCCCGCGCCCGAGTCGACCCACGCCATCGCCGCAACGATCCGCGAGGCCCTGAAGGCCAAAGAGGAGGGGCGCGAGAAGACGATCCTCTTCAACCTCTCGGGCAACGGCGTCATCGACCTCTATGCCTATGAGCAGTATCTGGCCGGAGCACTGAAAGACTACACGCCGTCGGATGCCGAGATCGCCAAGACGGTCAATCAGTTGGAGAAGCTCATCTGA
- a CDS encoding long-chain fatty acid--CoA ligase produces the protein MKKTIIDLFEASVEKYGGKTFLLEKRHHKFEPTTYAETKELALEVGAGLASIGIRPKDKVAILAEGSNAWIISELGLFYAGAISVPLSVKLEESNDLLFRLRHAEVKALFVSKYQLPKIRRIRAELPQVEHIIVFGHIPLETGETAYGTLRRLGRDYLSKHKEEFLKIGQAIENDDYATITYTSGTTADPKGVVLTHRNYTANVEQSLSRIDIPSHYRTLIILPLDHCFAHVVGFYIMIACGASVATVQIGKTPMETLKNIPLNIHEVQPHFLLSVPALAKNFRKNIESSIRAKGPFVERLFRMALKVDYAYNCDGYSKGHGWRFLLKPLVALFDVVLFRKVREAFGGCMKFFIGGGALLDAEMQRFFYAIGIPMFQGYGLSEATPVISTNSPKYHWHRFGSSGKILIPLELKIVDEQGRELPRGEKGEIIIRGENVMAGYWKNPEATAEAIRDGWLHTGDMGYVSQDEFLYVLGRFKSLLIASDGEKYSPEGMEEAIVDNSPYIDQIIIYNNQSPFTGAIVVPNAEALRHELDQRKVAEEARPAEAAKILAAEIDKYRAGGAHAGEFPERWLPAGLAIVDEPFTEQNGLVNSTMKIIRSKVEEHFRNRLDYLYTPEGKSVANAENCKALKNLLR, from the coding sequence ATGAAGAAAACCATCATCGACCTCTTCGAGGCCTCCGTCGAAAAGTATGGCGGGAAGACCTTCCTGCTCGAAAAACGTCACCACAAGTTCGAGCCTACAACCTATGCCGAAACCAAAGAGCTCGCTCTGGAGGTCGGAGCCGGTCTCGCATCCATCGGGATCCGTCCCAAGGACAAGGTCGCCATTCTGGCCGAAGGTTCCAATGCCTGGATCATCTCCGAACTGGGGCTCTTCTACGCCGGGGCGATCAGCGTGCCGCTCTCGGTCAAGCTCGAAGAGTCGAACGATCTGCTCTTCCGCCTGCGCCATGCCGAGGTCAAGGCCCTCTTCGTCTCGAAGTATCAGCTGCCCAAAATCCGCCGTATCCGCGCCGAACTGCCCCAGGTCGAGCACATCATCGTCTTCGGACACATTCCGCTCGAAACGGGCGAAACCGCCTACGGAACCCTCCGCCGGCTGGGCCGCGACTACCTCTCGAAGCACAAGGAGGAGTTCCTGAAGATCGGGCAGGCCATCGAGAACGACGACTACGCCACGATCACCTATACCTCCGGCACGACGGCCGACCCCAAGGGCGTTGTCCTCACACACCGCAACTACACGGCCAATGTCGAGCAGTCGCTCTCGCGAATCGACATTCCGTCGCACTACCGTACGCTCATCATCCTGCCGCTCGACCACTGTTTCGCCCACGTCGTGGGGTTCTACATCATGATCGCCTGCGGTGCCTCGGTCGCTACGGTCCAGATCGGCAAAACCCCGATGGAAACCCTCAAGAACATCCCGCTCAACATCCACGAGGTACAGCCCCATTTCCTGCTCTCGGTGCCGGCCCTGGCCAAGAATTTCCGCAAAAACATCGAAAGCTCGATCCGCGCGAAGGGTCCCTTTGTCGAGCGGCTCTTCCGAATGGCCCTGAAGGTCGACTACGCCTACAACTGCGACGGGTACAGCAAGGGGCACGGCTGGCGTTTCCTGCTCAAACCGCTGGTCGCACTCTTCGACGTCGTGCTGTTCCGCAAGGTCCGCGAGGCCTTCGGCGGCTGCATGAAGTTCTTCATCGGCGGCGGCGCACTGCTCGATGCCGAGATGCAGCGTTTCTTCTACGCCATCGGCATCCCGATGTTCCAGGGCTACGGCCTCTCGGAGGCTACGCCCGTCATCTCGACCAACTCGCCCAAGTATCACTGGCACCGCTTCGGGTCGTCGGGCAAGATCCTCATTCCGCTCGAACTGAAGATCGTCGACGAGCAGGGGCGTGAACTCCCGCGCGGCGAGAAAGGGGAGATCATCATTCGCGGAGAAAACGTCATGGCCGGTTACTGGAAAAACCCCGAGGCTACGGCCGAGGCCATTCGCGACGGGTGGCTCCATACGGGCGACATGGGGTATGTCTCGCAGGACGAGTTCCTATACGTTCTGGGCCGTTTCAAGAGCCTGCTGATCGCCTCGGACGGCGAAAAGTACAGCCCCGAAGGGATGGAAGAGGCCATTGTCGACAATTCACCCTACATCGATCAGATCATCATCTACAACAATCAGAGTCCCTTCACGGGGGCCATCGTCGTACCGAATGCCGAAGCGTTGCGGCACGAATTGGATCAACGCAAGGTGGCTGAAGAGGCTCGTCCGGCCGAAGCAGCAAAGATACTGGCTGCCGAAATCGACAAATATCGCGCAGGAGGTGCTCATGCCGGTGAGTTCCCGGAACGCTGGCTCCCGGCAGGTCTGGCCATTGTCGACGAACCGTTCACCGAGCAGAACGGGCTGGTGAACAGCACGATGAAGATCATTCGGTCGAAAGTCGAAGAGCATTTCCGCAACCGGCTCGACTATCTCTACACGCCCGAAGGCAAGAGTGTGGCGAATGCCGAAAACTGCAAGGCGTTGAAAAATTTACTCCGATAG
- a CDS encoding DUF4186 domain-containing protein yields MPTDPVPTDESLSADDFAPLFARLARSAFRSRFRLRTTERTYIERIGFPTLRRHAEEFVRMRLAPALPPNDGRQTPMRGHPVFIAQHATGCCCRGCLSKWHGIPAGRPLTEAEQHYIVRVLLTWILRQLGR; encoded by the coding sequence CTGCCGACTGATCCGGTGCCGACGGACGAGTCGTTGTCGGCCGACGATTTTGCGCCGCTCTTTGCCCGGCTGGCCCGATCGGCATTCCGAAGCCGCTTCCGCCTGCGCACGACGGAACGTACCTATATTGAACGCATCGGCTTCCCAACACTCCGCCGCCACGCCGAAGAGTTCGTCCGCATGCGGCTGGCTCCGGCCCTGCCGCCCAACGACGGCCGTCAGACCCCGATGCGCGGCCATCCGGTCTTCATCGCCCAGCACGCCACGGGCTGCTGCTGCCGGGGCTGCCTGTCCAAATGGCACGGCATTCCGGCGGGGCGACCGCTGACCGAAGCCGAACAACACTATATCGTCCGCGTGCTGCTGACGTGGATCTTGCGCCAACTCGGCCGCTGA